From the genome of Candidatus Competibacteraceae bacterium:
GTGTTCCGCGCAATGGGCGTAAGGCTGCTCGCGGGTGACTGCAACGGGCCGCTTGCAATGCGGGCAGACCATGTAGATTTGTTGTGAAACCTGCATCTGTATTTCCCTCGTGAAGACGCGTTTTCGTCCCTTCGGCAACAGTCTTGACGATTTTATTCTGCAATGCAACAAAAATTGTTGCGCCGCAACAGCTGAGTGACCCACAGTCAAGTGCGCTTCCGCGATTTATCGTTCGGAACGCCGGTGTCGTGCCTGTCGAGTGGGTGTGGTGGTTCCGAATGTTACGTTGCTCCCGTCGCTGGCTGAAAGTTGCGCTGGCCGCAGGAATGCCGGACCGCTTTTTGCGCCGCTCGCTTGATAATCCGTCGTCAGCGCCGCCCGCGCGGCCGGTTCGGCGACGCTCAGCACCTCGACCAGCCCTCGATACAGCAGATCGAATAGTCGCTCCAGCGCGAACCGATGGGTTTGTCCGGTGGTGGCGAACAGCCAGTCGCTTAAGCGCATAAAGCGGTCGAACGGCTGGTCGCCCAGTAGCAGCGGGCGGGTTTGCGGGAACCGCCCGGAATTGCCGATCAAATCCCAATAGCGGGCAAAGCGTTCCAGCCGCCGCATCGTCGCGAAATCCAGGGTGGTCGAGCACAGCAGGTTGTAAGGGGGATGTGGATTGTAACGGCAATCGAAAGGCATGGTATGGCGGTCAAGCGGCGCGCCGCGCAGCCGTTTCAGCACGCCGACCTGGATTTCGTGCGGGTCGAGCGCCGCCAACCGATCAAAACCGACGGCAAAACTGGCCAGGTCCTCGCCCGGCAGACCGGCGATCAGATCGGCGTGCAGGTGGGCGTGGGTGTTCTGGCGCAACCAGATAAGATTGTCCACGGTCTTGCGGTTGTCCTGCCGACGACTGATACGCGCCTGCACGGTAGGGTTGAAGCTCTGAATCCCAATTTCGAATTGCAGCGATCCGGGCGGGAAACGCACGAGCCGGGTTTTGAGCGGTTCCGGCAGGTGGTCGGGAATCAGTTCGAAGTGCAGGAACAAGCGTTCATCCAGCTGCTCCAGAAAGAAATCCAAAATTTGCGCGCAGGTCTTGACGTTCAGATTGAAAGTGCGGTCCACGAATTTGAAATGGCGCACGCCGCGCTGATGAAGCGTTCGGAGTTCGGCCAGGAAAGGCTCCAGCGGGAACGGCCAGGCGGTTTTGTCCAGCGCCGATAGACAGAACTCGCATTTGAACGGACAGCCGCGCGAGGCTTCGACGTAAATCAGTCGGTGGGCGATATCTTCGTCGGTGTAGAACCGGTACGGTGGGCACAGGCGGTCCAGCGCGGGCGACTCGGCGGCGATGATCTTGTCATTCGGCGGGTTCCCCGCATGGATTCGCTGGCACAGGTCCGCAAATGCCAAGTCGCCTGGGCCGGTGATCAGATAATCGGCCAGCTCGATGATCGCTTGCCGATCCCATTCATGACTCACTTCGGGACCGCCGAGCACCACGACCAGATCCGGCCGCACTTGCTTGAGCAGGGCGACGACCTGGGCGGTTTCCATCACGTTCCAGATATAGACGCCAAAACCGACGATGCGTGGCTGTTCGGCCAGCAGCGCTTCGGCGATGTCCAGCGGTCGCTGGGTGATGATGAATTCGCGGATGGCGGCATCGGTTTGTAACTCGCCCAGGTTGGCGAGCAGGTAGCGCAGCCCGAGCGAGGCATGAAAATAACGGGCGTTCAGGGTCGAGAGCAGGATGGTGGGCATGGGCGGTTGGACGGGGTTCATTCCGGTTCGAGTTAGTGGACGAGGCCCGTCCATTATATTGACGTGTCGTCGCCCCGGTGCGTTGATTCGGCAACGCCTTATGGCGTTCCCCGAGCCGTTGGGCCAAGTAGCCGGTTATTTTTACGCCCGCACGATCTAATCTTTGAATTGGGAATTCCAGAATCACTTACCTGGCGGCAACCACTGTCAGGCACGAGGAGGATTTATGGAGACGATTTCAGCCGCGGTCGGAGCGGGTGGGGCGAATCGGCCCCAGGATGTCATCAAGGTACAGAATTTGTTGAATCAGAACCGCGCCCGGGTTCCCGACGCGCGGGAGATCACGGTCGATGGTTTGGTCGGCCCCGAAACCATCAATGCCATTATCAAGTTCCAACGCTGTATCGTTGGTCTGTCCAATCCGGATGGCCGGGTAGACCCGAACGGCAGAACCCTGCGGGCGCTCAATCAAGGCGTCAATGCGCCCACGATTCCGGCACCGTTACCCGCTCCTCCGGCCACGCCCGGGATCGGCGTCGTTTTGCGGTTTCCGCTGAACAGCCGGCCGAGTCTGAGCTACAAAACCGGTGGTCGTTATTTTGGCGCGCCGCGCACGACCAGTACCGGTGGTCATCGTTCCCATGCCGGTTGCGACTTGATCGTTCCCAAGGGGACCCCGATTGTGGCGGTGGCGGACGGCGAGGTGATCCGGAACCCGTACTATTTCTACTCGGGCACCTACGCGCTGGAAGTACGCCATACCGGTGGTTTCGTCGTGCGTTATGGAGAAATCTCCACGGCTGCTCAGGGCGTCAGCACGGGCAACTCGGTTACCCGTGGGCAAGTGATCGCCTTTGTCGGTAAATTGGAAAGTGGCAGTTCGATGCTGCATTTCGAGATGTATGCGGGTACCGCCAGCGGTTCCCTGACCGTGCGCGGCAATCCGCCTTATCAGCGGCGTAGCGATTTACTCGATCCTACGCCCTATTTGGATCAGGCGACCCTGACTTGACCTCTTTGGAGATTGCCCTCATGCAACGAACTCGCATTGGCCTCAACGGATTTCTGGTATTGATCTTGACCGCGTTGCTGAGCGTTTCGACGCCAGGCTGCTGGGCGAGTGGCGGGGTGCCGCCCGAATTGTTAAAGGTTTGGCGGGCTTATCGGCAGGCGGTGGCGGCGGGTGACAGCGACCAGGTGGCCGCGCTATCGCGGTTTCCGATCGCGTCCAACGACTTCGGTGGCGTCATCCAGTCGCCGGCGGTATTGCGCGAGCGGTTCCAAAAAATCTTCCGCCCGGAGATCGTGGCCTGTTTTGTCGACGCCGAACCGCGGCAAGAGACCGGTTTTCCAGGTTATTTGGTGGAGTGCGAAGACGCATTGGCGTTCGGCTTCGAACGGCATAATGGTGAATATCGTTTTAGCTACATTGACAATGCCAACGCGGAATGAGCGGACCTGCCTTGATCAGGTCCGCGGTCTCTTCGCGGACCCGGCGAGGAAGAGCGTTTGGCCGAACCCAACGCCTGATTTAGCGGAACTGGAAGCCATGTTCGAGGAAGCGGCCCCCCAACCTTGGGTATAATAATCGTGCCTTATTGCCAACCCGCCACGGGAAACCGGAACCGTCATGAGCCAATTTCTTGCCGAACTGCGTCGAGATTATACTTTGGGAGCCTTGACCAAAACCAATGTGGACTCTGATCCGATCCGGCAATTTCAGCGCTGGATGCAGGAAGCCATCGCCGCGCAATTGCCCGAGCCCAACGCCATGACGCTGGCCACCGCCGATCGGACTGGACGCCCCTACGCTCGCGTGGTGCTGCTTAAGGAGTGCGATGCCGGCGGTTTCGTATTCTTTAGCCACTACCGCAGCGACAAGGGCCGGCAGATCGCCGAGAATCCCCATGTCGCTCTCGTGTTTCTTTGGTTGGAGGTGGAACGGCAGGTGCGGGTCGAGGGTACGATCAGCCAGATACCCGCGGCCGAATCGGAAACCTATTTCCGTGGCCGGCCGCGCGAAAGCCGGTTGGGCGCGCTGGCATCGCGGCAGAGTCAAGTGGTGGCCAGCCGCCAAATTCTGGACCAGCGCTTCGAGCAACTGGCCGCCCAATATCCGGATGATGATATTCCGATGGCCGATCACTGGGGTGGCTATCGGGTTAAACCGGACCTATTGGAGTTTTGGCAGGGTCGCCATGGCCGGATGCACGACCGGTTGCGTTATCGCATGCGCAACGAGAGTGGGTGGCTGCTGGAGCGGTTGGAGCCCTGATCCCACCATGTCGCGCTTGAAGCTGGGTGGGGTGTTGCTGGCCCTGTTGCTGGTTGGGTGGTTTGCGCCGAGCAGTTTTGCCCAGGAAACTCCGACCGCGCCGGACGATTGGTGGCTGACCCGCACAGCGAGCGGCGAGCCGCGTGTACATCTGTATTTCTTCTGGACACGGACCTGTCCTCATTGCCGCCGGGCGCGGCCCTTCGTCGAGTCGTTGCCGACTCAATATCCCTGGCTGGAGCTACACAGCCACGATCTGTCGCGGGACATGGCCGCGGGGTTGCGGTACGCGCAAATGGCCAAGGCATTGGGCGAGTCGGCCCGCGCCGTGCCGGCTTTGCTGTTCTGCGGCCGGATGATAACCGGCTTCGATAGCCCCGATAGCACCGGCCGTGCTCTGCGCCAACAACTGGAAGAGTGTCACCGCCGCTACGCGCAATCCACGACGGCTTCTACGCCCGCGCCGCCTGTCGCCGACGAGCCACCGTTGTTGAGCCTACCGTTGCTCGGTGCGCTGGACCCCGCGTCGCTGTCCCTGCCGGCGCTGACTGTGGTCTTGGCCGGACTGGATGCCTTTAATCCCTGCGCGTTCTTCGTGTTGCTGTTTCTGCTCAGCCTGCTGGTGCATGCCCGCGACCGCAAACGGATGCTGTTAATCGGCGGGGTGTTCGTGTTCTTCTCGGGCGCGATCTATTTCGTGTTCATGGCCGCTTGGCTCAATGTCTTTTTGTGGCTGGGCGAGTTGCGGTTGATCACCGTGCTGGCCGGTTTGCTGGCGGTGTCGATGGGCGGGCTGAACGTCAAGGATTTTTTCGCTTTTCGGCAAGGGCCATCGCTCAGCATCGCCGATGCGGCCAAGCCTGGGTTGTTCAAGCGGATGCGAGCGTTGGTGGGTGGGGAGAGGTTGCCGTCATTGTTGACGGGCACGGTCGCGCTGGCCATCGTCGCCAACAGCTACGAGCTGCTGTGCACCGCCGGCTTTCCGATGGTTTATACCCGTACACTGACCCTGAACCAATTATCCACCGAGGCATATTACGGTTACCTGGCACTCTACAATCTGATTTACGTACTACCGCTGCTGGCGATCGTGCTGGTATTTACCTGGACACTGGGTTCACGCAAGTTGCGGGAGAGGGAAGGGCGGTTGTTGAAACTGTTGTCGGGGGTCATGATGATGGGATTGGGATTGCTGCTACTGGTTTATCCCGAAGGGTTGAGCGATGCGTTGACTGCGTTGTTGGTGATCGTCGCCGCGCTGGCGCTGACCGGGTTGACGGCGAGGGTGAAGAAAAGTTGATGGTACGCTTTCACCGTGTGCGTTTGTGTGGCGGTCAATGGGCATTTAAGGTGATTTCCGAGGATTTTTATACCACTGTACTCACGGTTCGCTCAAAACGAGGGCTGGTTTTAGAAAATGCGCCATCAGTCGCTCGTAGATTTCTGCCGACCAGCCGAGCAGTGTGAGTATGCGGTGCTGCAGAGCGCTGAGCGGCGACAGCAGCGCGCGGACCTGGCCGGCGATCGCCACGACGCTCAAGCTGATGCCCCGAAAGGCGCGCAACAGCGATTCGGCGGTGGGCGACGCCGTAGCCCGGTCGGGCTGCCCCGGATAGAGGCCGGCGATCGGCTCCGGGGTGGTGGCCAGGCACCGGCGCGCCACGAATTCGACCAGAACCAACACGCGCAAGGCCAAGCTCAACAGGCGGATCAAGCCCTCCACCCGCGCATCGGTTTGCAGGAACAAGGGCGTGATCGCCAGCGCCCGGCCTTTGAGACGGCCAAAACTCCGTTCGATCAGATACTGCCCCCGATAGGCGTGGACGGCGGTCTCGACCGTCAGGGTCGCGTGGTTGGTGGCGTAGACCCGCCAGCCCAGCCGCTGCCGGGCCGCCGCGACGGCCAGCGGGTCGATCCGCGCCCGAATCGTGCTCTGGTGCTGCACCCGGCAGGTGGCCGGACGCGCGCCATAGCGGCGCTGGGGAATCACTTGCGTGGTGGTCTCGAGGTCGAGATGGATCAGGCCCACCACCCGCTGCTCGGCCAGAATCTGCTCGGCGGTGGCGCTCAGCGCGGGAGCTTCCAGAATTTTCTTGCCTTGTTTGCGCTCGTTGAGGCGGTGAATGTCTGCTACCGCCCGCTGCAGGCGGGCGTCAAGCGCCTGGGTCTGCCGGGTCGCCTGGGCCACCGACCGCACCACCAGCCGCCGTTCCCGCCACGTCACCGGCCGGCCCTCCACCGTAGCCGCCAAGTCAACCACCACCATATAACCCTCGGCGATCAGCCGGGGTGGGGTGGTGGGGTCCGGGTCCGGCTCGTAGACCGGCTCCAGGGGCTGGGCGCCGCCGAACACCGGCGCCAGCAGGGCGTCCAGGGTGTCCTCCGGCATTTGCTTACCCCCAGGGGGCACAAATAATAGTCGCCACTCCGGGCGATCCAGGCCCGGGTCGCCAGGTACCCCATTTTGCCGTCGCCGATGTAGGTCTTGCCGCCAGCCCCCAAGGTGGCCTGGACCCGCTGAAGCTCGGGCACGTACAAGGGGTCATCCGCGCCGTTCCCACTCACCACGGTGGTCGTCAACGGCAAGCCCAGAGCGTCGAGCACCGACAGGCTGATCTTGACTTGCGGCAAGTCCGGCCGATGATCTTGACTATGCCCGAACTGAAACAGCCCCCCTCACTGACCCCGGCATAGGTTTTGGCCGAGGTGCTGTCGAGCCGTACCCGGTCGCCGCCCACCTCATAAACCCGCAGCACCGTCCCGTTCAGCGCGGTTTCCAACTCGGCCCAGGTCGCGGCGTCAGCTAACCGATCCAAGATGTTGGCCAACCGATCATCGCTCAGATCCAGCGGGCGTACCGGCTTGCCCAAACACACCGTCAAGGTATCGAGGTGCGCCTCCACCCAAGGCTGGACATGAGACAGGCAGTGATCGCCCTCCGAGACGATGAAGGTCAGCCACACCGCCACCACGTCGCCCAAACTCAAGTCGCCCTTCCAGTGGCCATGGGTCGGATAGAATCGATCGAGCAGGGCTGGAAGTTGCATCTGGTAGACTTGGGCCAACACGACCGGGAGGTCGTCGACGCGTTCGACTTTAATCAGGCGGATGATCTCGTCCAGCATTCGGGGGACCGGTGATCGTTATGGCCCGCTGGCGGCGGGTTGCCATGAAAGTACCGACTTTCATCGTCCGGGGCGACGTTCCCCAACGACATGACCGTTAGGTGAGGAGCCCAAGCGATTTAATGGGTTAGTTCCGGTCTGCACCGCGCTCCCCGTCATCGGTAAGGGGCTGCGGAACGCCTACCAGATGTCCATATTACCTGACACTTTCAATTCTCAAAAGTCGATCTTCGCTTAAGCGAACCGTGAGACTGTATGCGATAGTTGGCACACGATATTAAGACGTGGGCTAAACCGCATGAAACCATTCAAGACCTCCGGCACCGATACCTTCCCAGACGCTGACCATATTGGCGACATCAAGCTTGCTGCCTCGAAAATGTCGCTTATCGATCGGCGCGCATTCCAAGCAGAAATGGTGGTGAAATATTG
Proteins encoded in this window:
- a CDS encoding DUF4277 domain-containing protein; protein product: MLDEIIRLIKVERVDDLPVVLAQVYQMQLPALLDRFYPTHGHWKGDLSLGDVVAVWLTFIVSEGDHCLSHVQPWVEAHLDTLTVCLGKPVRPLDLSDDRLANILDRLADAATWAELETALNGTVLRVYEVGGDRVRLDSTSAKTYAGVSEGGCFSSGIVKIIGRTCRKSRSACRCSTLWACR
- a CDS encoding peptidoglycan DD-metalloendopeptidase family protein, with the translated sequence METISAAVGAGGANRPQDVIKVQNLLNQNRARVPDAREITVDGLVGPETINAIIKFQRCIVGLSNPDGRVDPNGRTLRALNQGVNAPTIPAPLPAPPATPGIGVVLRFPLNSRPSLSYKTGGRYFGAPRTTSTGGHRSHAGCDLIVPKGTPIVAVADGEVIRNPYYFYSGTYALEVRHTGGFVVRYGEISTAAQGVSTGNSVTRGQVIAFVGKLESGSSMLHFEMYAGTASGSLTVRGNPPYQRRSDLLDPTPYLDQATLT
- a CDS encoding DUF4080 domain-containing protein; this translates as MPTILLSTLNARYFHASLGLRYLLANLGELQTDAAIREFIITQRPLDIAEALLAEQPRIVGFGVYIWNVMETAQVVALLKQVRPDLVVVLGGPEVSHEWDRQAIIELADYLITGPGDLAFADLCQRIHAGNPPNDKIIAAESPALDRLCPPYRFYTDEDIAHRLIYVEASRGCPFKCEFCLSALDKTAWPFPLEPFLAELRTLHQRGVRHFKFVDRTFNLNVKTCAQILDFFLEQLDERLFLHFELIPDHLPEPLKTRLVRFPPGSLQFEIGIQSFNPTVQARISRRQDNRKTVDNLIWLRQNTHAHLHADLIAGLPGEDLASFAVGFDRLAALDPHEIQVGVLKRLRGAPLDRHTMPFDCRYNPHPPYNLLCSTTLDFATMRRLERFARYWDLIGNSGRFPQTRPLLLGDQPFDRFMRLSDWLFATTGQTHRFALERLFDLLYRGLVEVLSVAEPAARAALTTDYQASGAKSGPAFLRPAQLSASDGSNVTFGTTTPTRQARHRRSER
- the pdxH gene encoding pyridoxamine 5'-phosphate oxidase, with product MSQFLAELRRDYTLGALTKTNVDSDPIRQFQRWMQEAIAAQLPEPNAMTLATADRTGRPYARVVLLKECDAGGFVFFSHYRSDKGRQIAENPHVALVFLWLEVERQVRVEGTISQIPAAESETYFRGRPRESRLGALASRQSQVVASRQILDQRFEQLAAQYPDDDIPMADHWGGYRVKPDLLEFWQGRHGRMHDRLRYRMRNESGWLLERLEP
- a CDS encoding transposase, with translation MPEDTLDALLAPVFGGAQPLEPVYEPDPDPTTPPRLIAEGYMVVVDLAATVEGRPVTWRERRLVVRSVAQATRQTQALDARLQRAVADIHRLNERKQGKKILEAPALSATAEQILAEQRVVGLIHLDLETTTQVIPQRRYGARPATCRVQHQSTIRARIDPLAVAAARQRLGWRVYATNHATLTVETAVHAYRGQYLIERSFGRLKGRALAITPLFLQTDARVEGLIRLLSLALRVLVLVEFVARRCLATTPEPIAGLYPGQPDRATASPTAESLLRAFRGISLSVVAIAGQVRALLSPLSALQHRILTLLGWSAEIYERLMAHFLKPALVLSEP